A part of Miscanthus floridulus cultivar M001 chromosome 6, ASM1932011v1, whole genome shotgun sequence genomic DNA contains:
- the LOC136458806 gene encoding F-box/kelch-repeat protein At1g23390-like, whose protein sequence is MGVSAGAHDLKHRRHQEARVPDADGASLTAMYLYGDVLESVVERVPAADLAAAARVSREWLRAVRAALRRRPRRLPCLVVHLQGPRGVGGGGGLRCAAAYDPCSGAWLAVPAAPRHATPSHVRLLRGARGDRVCALSLSGLAVAAGPLGTTAGCVAPLDAPTVWRVDPVFAAVGDRVVALGGACRLALADGGDAAAVEVHEAGGGWTACDPMPDALRDSAAATWLSAAATDQRVYLVERTTGWASWFDPANRRWGPTRRLGPDATVTTWGVAPGRVVGAEERLVLFGAKRADKEAECTVVVQAWEVDGDTLEQTPSASSDAMPPELSERLFPRDDIDDDDDDEEELDDRSLSIGVCGNAAGGYVYNAAEPANGAVLYELWEEGKAKGSTTAVARWDWVPCAPADAAVLAQPLGRAILACSPVGLDELALAVGARGTR, encoded by the coding sequence ATGGGCGTCAGCGCTGGAGCTCACGATCTGAAGCACCGGCGCCACCAGGAGGCGCGCGTGCCCGACGCCGACGGCGCGTCGCTCACGGCGATGTACCTCTACGGCGACGTGCTCGAGTCCGTGGTGGAGCGGGTCCCCGCGGCAGACCTGGCCGCCGCGGCGCGGGTCTCGCGGGAGTGGCTCCGAGCGGTGCGCGCCGCGCTGCGCCGCCGCCCGCGGCGGCTGCCCTGCCTCGTCGTGCACCTCCAGGGCCCCCGCGGCGTTGGCGGGGGCGGGGGCCTCCGGTGCGCCGCGGCGTACGACCCGTGCTCGGGCGCCTGGCTCGCCGTGCCGGCGgcgccgcgccacgccacgccatCGCACGTCCGCCTCCTGCGTGGCGCGCGCGGCGACCGCGTCTGCGCACTCTCGCTCTCggggctcgccgtcgccgccggcccGCTCGGGACGACGGCGGGATGCGTCGCTCCGCTGGACGCCCCCACCGTGTGGCGCGTCGACCCGGTGTTCGCCGCGGTGGGCGACCGCGTCGTCGCGCTCGGCGGCGCGTGCCGGCTGGCGCTGGCCGACGGCGGCGACGCCGCCGCGGTCGAGGTACACGAGGCCGGCGGCGGGTGGACCGCCTGCGACCCGATGCCCGACGCGCTCAGGGACTCCGCGGCCGCGACGTGGCTCTCCGCGGCCGCCACGGACCAGCGGGTGTATCTCGTGGAGAGGACCACCGGGTGGGCAAGCTGGTTCGACCCGGCGAACCGGCGGTGGGGCCCCACCCGTCGCCTCGGCCCCGACGCCACCGTCACCACGTGGGGCGTCGCGCCCGGCCGCGTCGTCGGCGCCGAGGAGCGCCTCGTTCTGTTCGGGGCTAAGCGGGCAGACAAGGAGGCGGAGTGCACAGTCGTCGTCCAGGCATGGGAGGTGGACGGCGACACTCTGGAACAGACCCCCTCTGCATCCAGCGATGCGATGCCGCCGGAGCTGTCCGAGAGGCTGTTTCCTCGTGACGACattgatgacgacgacgacgacgaagaggAACTGGACGACAGGTCGTTGTCGATCGGGGTGTGCGGCAACGCCGCGGGCGGGTACGTGTACAATGCGGCCGAACCGGCGAACGGCGCGGTGCTCTACGAGCTGTGGGAGGAGGGGAAGGCGAAGGGAAGCACCACCGCCGTGGCGCGCTGGGACTGGGTGCCCTGCGCGCCAGCCGACGCAGCCGTGCTGGCCCAGCCGCTGGGCCGTGCCATCCTGGCCTGCTCGCCGGTGGGGCTGGATGAGCTGGCGTTGGCCGTTGGTGCAAGGGGCACACGCTGA